The region CGTGACCGGCGGCGGAGGCGTCGGCAGGTAGGGCATCGGGTGAGCGGAGTCGGACGGGCCGCCATGCGCGGGGCCGAGGAGACGGACCTCGACCCCGTGGCCGTCGACGGCGCTGCGCGGGCCGGCCGTGGCGTCGACCTGGACGTCGTCGAGAGCCAGGTCCGTCGGCAGCTCCAGGGACTCAAGGCAGTGCACGAGGGGACCCACCTCCACCGCGACGGTGCCGCGTACCGCGTCGATCCGGGGGTCCGGCCAGGTCAGGCGAGGCGTCAGCGGGAGCGTGAGGGTCACCGTGTCGCCCGCTCCCATCGTCGGGAGCGCGACGGCGATCCCGGGCTCGACCGGATGCGGCGAGGCGCCGGGCCGGCCGAGCGTCGCGGTGTCGCTCCACCGCGGCACCCGGACCCGCAGCGCACCCGCGGCGGGCGGTGTCTCGAGCACCGTGACGGTGACGGTGGAGTCGTCCGGGTAGCTCGTGTCGACCTGCAGCCGCAGGCGCCCCTGCTCGAGCTCGACGTCGACCTCGCCCGCGGCGTACTGCAGGAGCGTGACGCCCCCTGGCTCGACGGCGACGGCGTAGCTCTGCCACGAGGCGAGCGTGCGCGCGACGTTGGTCGGGCAGCACGACACGTCGAACCACGGTGCGCGCACCCCTCCCTCGGCGCGCGGGTTCTCGGCGTCGGCCTCGACGTCCGAACCGGCCGAGCGCTGGTGGAGCGGGTTGGAGTAGAAGAAGGCCCGCCCGTCGGCCCGCGGCGAGACGGCGACGACGTTGAAGAGGACGCGCTCGACGAGGTCGGCGTACTTCACGTCCCCGGTCTGCAGGTAGAGGCGCCACGAGACCATGACGGCGCCCACACCGGCGCACGTCTCGCAGTACGCACGGTCGGCCGGGAGCTCGAAGTCCTCGCCGAACCCCTCGTCCTGGTGGCGGGAGCCCATCCCACCGGTCAGGTACGTGCGTCGGGCGACGACGGCGTCCCACTGGCGCGCGACGGCGTCCAGGAGCTCGGTGTCACCCCGCTCGGACGCGACGTCGACGGCACCGGCGGCGAGGTAGAGCGCCCGGACCGCGTGCCCGGACCACGTGTGCGCCTCCCGGAGCGGGACGTCGTCCTGGAAGTAGGCCGAGCTCAGCAGCGGGATCGGTCGCAGCGTCCCGTGACCGCGGCGTTCGACGAACAGCGCGGCCTGCTCGAGGTAGCGCGGCTCGTCGAGCGCCCGTCCGAGCTCCGCCAGCGCGGTCTCGATCTCGGGGTGACCGCACAGTCCTGCCCGACCCGACGGTCCGAACTCCGCGCAGACCTGGTCGGCGGCCCTCCTCGCGGCCGTCACGAGCGCGTCCTCACCGCGTGTGCGCACCCGGGCGACGGCGGCCTGCAGGAGGTGGCCGGTGCAGTAGAGCTCGTGGCCCTCCTCGAGGTCGCCGTAGCGCGGCCGCTGGCCGGCGTGGCCGAAGCGGGTGTTGAGGTAGCCGTCGTCGTCCTGGGCGGCGACGACACGCGTGACGAGGTCGTCGTAGAGGTCCTCGAGCTCGGGGGTCGGGGCGTGCCCTAGCTGCCAGGCGATCGCCTCGAGCAGCTTGTAGATCTCGGAGTCGGCGAACTGCCAGCCGCGGGCCGCTCGGTCCGCCGTCGTGCCCCGCGCGACGGAGTCGAAGTTCGCGATCCAGCCCAGCCGCTCCATCCACGCGTGGCAGTGCTGGATCGAGGCGGCCGCGTTGACCTGCTGGCGCCGGCCCCAGAATCCGTCGGCGAGGGTGTACTCGCCGACCCCGAGGCCGCGGCGAGGTCCCGGGGGCTGGACGGGACGGGCCGAGGCCCCGGTCCCGGGCGCGACGGACGTGGCGGTGGTGGTGGTCATGAAGAGGGGTCTCAATCCTTGACGGCGCCGGCCGTGACCCCGGCGGCGACGTAGCGCTGCGCGAGGATCAGGAGGACGGCGGCGGGAACGGAGGCCACCACGGCGGTCGCCATGATCGCGTTCCACTGGGTCGTGTTGTTGCCGATGTAGTTGAAGATCCCGAGCGTGATCGGGATGAGGTCGCCGTTGCGGTTCAGGGTGGAGGCGAAGATGAAGTCCGACCACGCCCACAGGAACGCGAAGAGCGCCACGGTGATCGTGGAGTTCCGGCTCAGGGGCAGCACGATGGCCGTGAACGTCCGCCACGCACCCGCGCCGTCGACCCTGGCGGCCTGGAGCATCTCGCGCGGCAGGCCGGCCATGAACGCGGTGTAGAGGAGGACGGCGAACGGCACGGCGATGGTGGAGTTCGCCACGATCAGGCCGGGGATCGTGTTGAGGAGCCCGAGCCGCACGTAGATCGCGTAGAACCCCATGGCCATCACGACGGCGGGGATCATCTGCGCCACGAGCAGCAGGAACGTCAACGTGGTGCGGCCGCGCAACCGCAGCAGTCCGAGGGAGTACCCGGCCGGTGCCGCGATGAGCACCGTCAGCGCCACGCAGCCGAAGCCGATGAGCAGCGACGTCCCGAGCGCGGGCAGCTGCTGCCTGAGCACCGCCTCGTAGCCGTCCAGCGTCAGGTTCACCGGGAACAGGTGCGGGGGTTGCGGCGCAGGTCGCTGGTCTGCGTCAGGGAGACGTTCACCATCCAGTAGACGGGGAACAGCATCAGGGCGGTGAAGACGACGCCGAGCGCGGTCTTCCACCAGCGGCGGGTGGCGGTCATGACTCCTCCTGACGTCGCTGGAACCGCAGGTGCAGGAAGCCGAAGACGAGGGCAATGACGATCAGCAGGTTGCCGACGGCGGCCGCGGGGAGAAGTCGGGGCGTCCCGTCCCGAACGCCTCGCGGTAGGACCAGACGGCGAGCGTCACCGAGGAGTTCGCCGGCCCGCCGGTCGTCATGATCCAGATGACGTCGACGACCTTGAGCGTGTAGATCAGACCGAGGAGAAGCGTGATGGCCGAGACCGGGCGCAGCAGCGGGAGCGTGATCTCACGGAACGTGCGAGCCGGTCCGGCGCCGTCCAGCGAGGCCGCCTCGTAGATGTCGCCGGGGATGTTCTGGAGACCGGCGTAGAGGATGACGAGGTTGAACGGGATCCCGAGCCAGATGTTGGCGATGATGACGGCCGTGAGGGCGTGGTCGGGCGAGGTCAGCCAGTTGATCCCGTCACCGCCGAGCGCGCGCAGCAGCGAGTTGATCAGGCCGTTGTCGCTGTTCATCATCCACGACCAGGTCGACGCCGAGACGATGAGGGGCAGCAGCCACGGCACGAGGAACATCGCTCGCAGCGTGTTCGAGAGGCGGAAGCTGCCCCGGAAGAACACGGCCAGGGCCAGTCCGACCGTGTACTGCACGGCGATCGACACGACCGTGAAGATCACGGTGTTCGTCAGCGCGGTGACGAAGATGGGTGAGGCGAAGACGTCCGCGTAGTTCGCGAACCCGACGAAGTCGGCGTCGCCCTGCACGAAGGCCCGCACGTTGTAGTCGTGCACGCTGAGATCGATGTTGCGCCACAGCGGGTAGGCGTAGAAGAAGCCCAGGTAGGCGAGGAGCGGCGCAGCGAAACCGAGCGCCGTCCACTGCGTGGCGCTGACACGCCGGCGCCGGGGGACGGGCCGTGGTGCAGCGGCGCGCACCGGCGACAACGCGCTCTCGGCGGCTCTGGTGGTGGTGGTGGTCATGATCCCTCCATCTCGACCCCGGGCCGGTGCCGCCCGAACGAGCGGGCGGCACCGGACCTGGTCGCTGATCAGTCGACGGCGGGCGCTGCGGCCTGGGCGGCCTCGAGGGCCTCCTGCGGGGTCGACGCCCCGGAGATCGCGCTCTGGACGGCGGTCCACAGCTGCTCGGAGATCTCCGGGTACTCCACGCCCAGCCCGTCGCTCGTGCGCCCCTGGGCGGTGCGGACGGCGTCGACCCAGGTGTCCAGCTCGGGGAGCTCGGCGAGGAGCTGGTCCTGGCCCTCCTCGGTGGGCGGGACGTAGTAGGCGAACGTGGTCGCCGTCTCGACGAAGCCCTCGGGGGTGGTCATGCACTCGACGATCTGGCGCGTGACGTCGTAGCGCGCCTCGTCGTCCTGGACGGGAGCGACGATGAACTCGCCGCCGGTCGGCGCGGGGGCGTTGCCGCCGTCGCGCGCCGGGAGAGCGATCACCCCGGTCTCGAAGCCGGCCTCAGCGGCGCTGTTGACCTGCCACGTGCCGTTCTCGGCGAAGGCGAACTCGCCCGTGAGGAACTCCTCCCAGACGGTGTTCTGGGAGTTGTTGATGACGGACTGGGGTGCGTACCCGGCGTCGATCCAGTCGACCCAGAGCTGGAGCGCCTCGACGGCCTCGGGCGAGTCGAGCTGCTTCAGGTCGGCGCCGGCTCCCCAGAACCAGGGCAGGAACTGGAAGGAGCCCTCCTCGGTGCCGATACCGGCGAACGTGATGCCACGCGAGCCGGCGGCGTCGACCTGCTCGAGCGCGCTCGTGAGGGACGCCCAGTCGGTGATCGACGCCGGGTCGACACCCGCGGCGGAGAGGATGTCGGCGTTGTAGTACAGGGCGAGCGTGTTGGCGCCGATCGGGATGCCGTACGCCTCGCCGTCGAGCTCTCCGGCCGCGAGGAGGTTCGGGTCGATGTCACCCGTGTCGAGCCCGAACTCGTCCACCGTGGTGAGCATCCCGGTCTCGGCCAGCGTGGAGACCGCCGGGTTGTCGATGAGGATGACGTCGGGTGAGGTGCCCTCCTGCGCCGACAGCAGGGCCTGGTTCGTGAGGGCCGTGGTGTCGTAGGCCGTGCGGTTGATGGTGACGCCGGCCTCGGTGCCGCACGCCTGGACGCGCTGGTCCCAGTCCGACCCCGCCTCGTGCTGGGGGTAGGGGTCCCACCAGGTGTAGCTGTCGCTCGACCCGCCGCCGCTCGTCGGGTCGGCGTCGTCCCCTCCGCCGGAGCAGGCGGCGACGACGACGAGTGCCGCGCACGCGACCGCGGCCGCGGCGGTGCGGCCGTGCCGGTGGGTGTTCAGGTGCCTCATGTGTTCCTCCTCGAACAGTGCCGACGTGTGTCGGATGGGGGCTGCTGGATGCAGGTGTGGGTGGGAGACCCGCGAGGGTGCGCGGGCCTGAGTGACGATGTGGGTGTCGGATACCGCCGACGGGGCCGGGTGACGGCACGGTCGGGAGTGGTCGATCGGGTCGGAGGGTCAGGGGATGTCGAGGCCCTCCGGCGACGACGGTGCGATGAGCGACGGTGGCGGGGGGCCCGTGCTGCCGAGGTCGACGAGATCGGGTGCGACGAACCGGACGACGTGGGGTTCGCC is a window of Litorihabitans aurantiacus DNA encoding:
- a CDS encoding glycoside hydrolase family 127 protein, whose product is MTTTTATSVAPGTGASARPVQPPGPRRGLGVGEYTLADGFWGRRQQVNAAASIQHCHAWMERLGWIANFDSVARGTTADRAARGWQFADSEIYKLLEAIAWQLGHAPTPELEDLYDDLVTRVVAAQDDDGYLNTRFGHAGQRPRYGDLEEGHELYCTGHLLQAAVARVRTRGEDALVTAARRAADQVCAEFGPSGRAGLCGHPEIETALAELGRALDEPRYLEQAALFVERRGHGTLRPIPLLSSAYFQDDVPLREAHTWSGHAVRALYLAAGAVDVASERGDTELLDAVARQWDAVVARRTYLTGGMGSRHQDEGFGEDFELPADRAYCETCAGVGAVMVSWRLYLQTGDVKYADLVERVLFNVVAVSPRADGRAFFYSNPLHQRSAGSDVEADAENPRAEGGVRAPWFDVSCCPTNVARTLASWQSYAVAVEPGGVTLLQYAAGEVDVELEQGRLRLQVDTSYPDDSTVTVTVLETPPAAGALRVRVPRWSDTATLGRPGASPHPVEPGIAVALPTMGAGDTVTLTLPLTPRLTWPDPRIDAVRGTVAVEVGPLVHCLESLELPTDLALDDVQVDATAGPRSAVDGHGVEVRLLGPAHGGPSDSAHPMPYLPTPPPPVTDDAERADWVRLTPYHRWAERGPTAMRVFLPVRPTT
- a CDS encoding carbohydrate ABC transporter permease, which encodes MNLTLDGYEAVLRQQLPALGTSLLIGFGCVALTVLIAAPAGYSLGLLRLRGRTTLTFLLLVAQMIPAVVMAMGFYAIYVRLGLLNTIPGLIVANSTIAVPFAVLLYTAFMAGLPREMLQAARVDGAGAWRTFTAIVLPLSRNSTITVALFAFLWAWSDFIFASTLNRNGDLIPITLGIFNYIGNNTTQWNAIMATAVVASVPAAVLLILAQRYVAAGVTAGAVKD
- a CDS encoding carbohydrate ABC transporter permease; its protein translation is MTTTTTRAAESALSPVRAAAPRPVPRRRRVSATQWTALGFAAPLLAYLGFFYAYPLWRNIDLSVHDYNVRAFVQGDADFVGFANYADVFASPIFVTALTNTVIFTVVSIAVQYTVGLALAVFFRGSFRLSNTLRAMFLVPWLLPLIVSASTWSWMMNSDNGLINSLLRALGGDGINWLTSPDHALTAVIIANIWLGIPFNLVILYAGLQNIPGDIYEAASLDGAGPARTFREITLPLLRPVSAITLLLGLIYTLKVVDVIWIMTTGGPANSSVTLAVWSYREAFGTGRPDFSPRPPSATC
- a CDS encoding sugar ABC transporter substrate-binding protein yields the protein MRHLNTHRHGRTAAAAVACAALVVVAACSGGGDDADPTSGGGSSDSYTWWDPYPQHEAGSDWDQRVQACGTEAGVTINRTAYDTTALTNQALLSAQEGTSPDVILIDNPAVSTLAETGMLTTVDEFGLDTGDIDPNLLAAGELDGEAYGIPIGANTLALYYNADILSAAGVDPASITDWASLTSALEQVDAAGSRGITFAGIGTEEGSFQFLPWFWGAGADLKQLDSPEAVEALQLWVDWIDAGYAPQSVINNSQNTVWEEFLTGEFAFAENGTWQVNSAAEAGFETGVIALPARDGGNAPAPTGGEFIVAPVQDDEARYDVTRQIVECMTTPEGFVETATTFAYYVPPTEEGQDQLLAELPELDTWVDAVRTAQGRTSDGLGVEYPEISEQLWTAVQSAISGASTPQEALEAAQAAAPAVD